CGAGGTATTCTTGTTCGTCCGGCGCATCCCAGGGATCAACCGTAAGGGCAAAAGCATCGCTGGGAGGCTCCGTCCAGGGATCCTCCAGCGGCCCGCATTCAATTGACCTGCCCCACAGGTTTCCGTCGATGGAGTAAGGGCTTTCGGCCGTGACCGGGACAGGGATGCCATTTTCCCTGGCGTAATCGATCTCGGCTTCCCTGGAGAAATGCCATTCCCTCACGGGGGCTATAACTTTAAGATCGGGATCCAGGGCATTTGAACAGACCTCGATCCTGACCTGATCCTGACCCTTACCGGTGCAACCGTGGGCAACGGCGACGGCCCCTTCCATCCCGGCTACCCAGACAAGGTACTTTGCTATAAGAGGCCTGGAAAGGGCTGAATTCAGGGGATACTTGCCCTGGTAGAGAGCGTTTGCTTTCAGCGCCGGCCAGACCATGGTTTCCACGAATTCCTGCCTGAGATCCATCACATAGGCATTGATGGCACCTACCTTGAGTGCCTTCTCTTTGACCTCCTCGATGTCGAGGATCTGACCCACGTCGGCCGTCAGCGTCACCACGTCATAGCCCTGATCGCTCAACCACTTTATCGCCACCGACGTATCAAGACCGCCACTGTAAGCAAGAATTACCTTTCCCTTGTAATCCATCTTGATTTCCTCCTTTTTAAAAATAAAAAAGCTCGCCCCTTCTAGCGAAGGGGCGAGCTTTGCTCGCGGTGCCACCCAACTTTTTGGCTTCTTAGGCCTACTCTCACGGTTTAAAACCGTTTTCCCCCTACTTGCCCTTCTAGGGGCTTTCTTCGGGAGCCGGTTCGGGGGCTCTATTCAGTCGGTCTCGACGAGGAACGCTTTCAGCTGTTTGCATCCCCTCTCTGTCGACGAGCACTCGACCTACTCTTCCCCGTCATCACCGCGTAATTCGCGATATCCGACGCAGGCAGACCAGGTCTTATTCGTCTAGCTCGTCTTAAACGGGGAACAGCCATAACCACAAAAGCCTCCTATCGACCGCTCAGATCGTTGCTAAGCATCATACACTGCTCCCGGAAAATGTCAACCTAAATTGAAGAACCAAAGAAGACCGTGGGCGTTATTCCCTGGCGGTCTCGCCCTGTTCCTCCGCAGGAGAGGCTCCCCCCCCGGGGTGCTCTTCTCCTTCGGCCTCCTCAGGGGCCGGCG
This genomic window from Thermovirga sp. contains:
- a CDS encoding argininosuccinate synthase, which translates into the protein MDYKGKVILAYSGGLDTSVAIKWLSDQGYDVVTLTADVGQILDIEEVKEKALKVGAINAYVMDLRQEFVETMVWPALKANALYQGKYPLNSALSRPLIAKYLVWVAGMEGAVAVAHGCTGKGQDQVRIEVCSNALDPDLKVIAPVREWHFSREAEIDYARENGIPVPVTAESPYSIDGNLWGRSIECGPLEDPWTEPPSDAFALTVDPWDAPDEQEYLEITFKKGIPVAINGNEMDGVALIAELNRIAGAHGVGRIDMIEDRLVGFKSREVY